In one Drosophila pseudoobscura strain MV-25-SWS-2005 chromosome X, UCI_Dpse_MV25, whole genome shotgun sequence genomic region, the following are encoded:
- the Spc105R gene encoding uncharacterized protein Spc105R isoform X6 — protein MDKKNRRSSLRRQPPTKEDDQTATSTMQNSMLKRRISFSGKKSVRVFVNTEEPHYWENSYELSDCTNGEDNSKEQAPKTGPSRQAPTADKENVHIDMTLNLRTSIDVPMFPCETNRDPPNCSVPRESLFAESFSLSSIGREKLKDKLYSHRITDKTIDLMQITSKVGDDCSLDLSTLKKEHMKGQPTTFVSDSLMDITPLGFVDPVAASVPVPVEKDNDNPVQKSFKEVEECRKDSQRQGDISFDCDINDFSARDRMPSNGSSDTDSNNSTINYLGDESALIPFDMISGNNISKKLNFRQLNDDLEAGKIKVFANGPRTPTTDPRAKQKKFWHGLDEDLDQDQQHKDINIRSIKPRGPLNFSVNMTMSPLAQATPVARVAPLPREKLKIPDDKRKYRLSQADEVMLDNTNFLAHAKLGDETQSRNSSKIFTRRETTYESLELDVGLPNRSSSCSQNFPPSTMQEAASKHSKPRQTIHLPAKMEQDVFQVEQAATAIPPGRSSSSSARRTLNLNESMDQDIVEEKAIVTQSEVNVTHKGAKSKRRETLLMEESMEEDIISPLKELHLKASAPPKEKEKSKTRQTLHLAKPLEEDEALPRNAATTVAIGKDSKHLAEAVQERLPMGNHRYKARQTILQAEPIEEDFTGTGATRKDYEHLPEARYKARQTILQAEPIEEDVTAPGATRKDYEHLPEAVQKHLPMANHRYKARQTILQAETIEEDVTGPGATRKDYEHLPEARYKARQTILQAEPMGKDVTAPEATRKEYEHLPEAVQKHLPMANHRYKARQTILQAETIEEDVTGPGATRKDYEHLPEARYKARQTILQAEPIEEDVTAPGATRKDYEHLPEAVQKHLPMANHRYKARQTILQAETIEEDVTGLGATRKDYEHLPEARYKARQTILQAEPMGKDVTAPEATRKEYEHLPEAVQKHLPMANHRYKARQTILQAETIEEDVTGPGATRKDYEHLPEARYKARQTILQAEPIEEDVTAPGATRKDYEHLPEAVQKHLPMANHRYKARQTILQAETIEEDVTGPGATRKDYEHLPEARYKARQTILQAEPIEEDVTAPGATRKDYEHLPEAVQKHLPMANHRYKARQTILQAETIEEDVTGPGATRKDYEHLPDARYKARQTILQAEPIEEDFTAPGATRKDYEHLPEAVQKHLPMANHRHKARQTILQAEPIEEDVTAPGATRKDYEHLPEAVQKHLPMANHRYKARQTILQAESIEEDVTAPGATRKDYEHLPEARYKARQTILQAEPIEEDVTAPGATRKDYEHLPEAIQKHLPTGNHRYKARQTILQAEPIEEDVTAPEATRKDYEHLPEAVQKHLPTGNHRYKARQTILQAEPVEEDVTRKDYEHLPEAIKEHLPTGNHRYKCRQTILQAEPIEEDVTPRKDCEHLPEKKDYKHLAEPVQAHHVSDSRYRSSKSRQALLMAEAIEENHSTAYHSLEPKISQEVRENSVAFEPINTLPLSELIEESKAAIRTSKARQTLPLAAPMEVEGEEPPTEPPLEESTKVAPSRGSRAQQTLIMSESMEEQEEEVDFHSPIQSIRTHPELLPITPMLRLNGSGSVCSMDEFELFEEESKQAATPRGPFQKASVLLRKIHSMGESMKMSFEEDTSGCGTPIRHSGNAKRLSDHLTPNLPEAKKRNTHLFADSKTEQEMEMEMDMSVSIKEVTTAVDKNCDLILRPQRPVLEQRPVTISDVSAYFQAQPCKVKKKPAESKTEKEDEEKRDTCPRYSGSSTDRSFKSYEPTNKRFINLSGDTNSSTALMGTISVDEMETSHIDKVRLSLVSTLADEPDTDEEAPVEGAAALAKQPQPEPESCQEQQASSRVVAAGSSASCRKCMNCRRSLNETRLSNDSFVLPSQPQWDLTREIEMLRRVRARPNLDDVHKYWEMKEQERQTIALEKELDNSRDASDEEEFSEWDVNEVMAGYNRKMERFKRNLADNPDILQQALVRFEPVETFFDRLAGLLTEQQPNWIFDYQLKISRKLIFTHRLLTTFRLIVDYETVDDLETAIRVCALNVEQATLILPLQSWTAFEHLLDFQLQLKLPVSHTDSIEGSSVEAFAQFLQRTDTICVDVLRTFHKLLKVLTTTKASLLRQGNQMVIKKTVRRRIEMDTRTAIEKTDFVIEVANVEGISFRDILHPRIHLFNENIQYLPVGVAFLEEFLDHPEQYLKT, from the exons ATGGATAAAAAAAATCGGAGAAGTTCG CTGCGGCGGCAACCGCCAACCAAAGAAGACGATCAGACAGCGACATCTACAATGCAGAATTCCATGCTAAAGCGTCGTATCAGCTTTAGTGGCAAGAAGTCCGTGAG GGTGTTCGTGAATACAGAGGAGCCTCACTATTGGGAAAACTCCTACGAATTATCGGATTGCACCAATGGCGAAGACAACAGCAAAGAGCAGGCACCAAAAACCGGCCCCAGCCGGCAAGCGCCGACAGCGGACAAGGAGAATGTGCATATTGATATGACGTTGAATCTGAGGACGAGCATCGATGTGCCCATGTTTCCATGCGAAACGAATCGTGATCCCCCCAATTGTTCGGTGCCCCGCGAGTCGCTATTTGCCGAGagcttctctctctcctcgaTTGGACGGGAAAAGCTAAAGGACAAGCTGTACAGCCATCGAATTACGGACAAGACCATAGATCTGATGCAGATCACATCCAAAGTTGGCGACGACTGCTCGTTGGATTTGTCCACGCTTAAAAAGGAACATATGAAAGGACAACCAACGACATTTGTGAGTGATTCCTTAATGGACATCACGCCACTGGGATTCGTCGATCCAGTTGCTGCTTCTGTCCCCGTTCCAGTAGAAAAGGATAATGATAATCCTGTACAGAAATCGTTTAAGGAGGTGGAAGAGTGCCGAAAGGACAGCCAGAGGCAGGGAGATATATCCTTTGACTGTGACATTAATG ATTTCAGTGCCAGAGACCGAATGCCGTCGAATGGTTCCTCCGATACAGACTCCAACAATAGCACCATCAACTATCTGGGAGACGAGTCTGCTCTCATTCCATTCGACATGATTTCTGGGAATAACATCAGCAAGAAGCTGAACTTTCGTCAGCTGAACGATGACCTGGAAGCGGGAAAGATTAAGGTATTTGCGAACGGCCCCAGGACCCCGACCACCGATCCCAGGGCCAAACAGAAGAAGTTCTGGCATGGACTGGATGAGGATCTTGATCAGGACCAGCAACATAAGGACATCAACATAAGGAGCATTAAGCCGCGTGGCCCTTTAAATTTCAGTGTGAATATGACTATGTCCCCCTTGGCACAAGCAACGCCAGTGGCAAGGGTAGCGCCATTGCCGAGGGAAAAGCTGAAGATACCGGATGACAAGCGCAAGTATCGACTCTCGCAGGCGGATGAGGTGATGCTAGACAACACGAACTTCCTGGCACATGCCAAATTGGGTGATGAGACCCAATCCCGAAATAGTTCCAAGATCTTCACGAGGAGAGAGACAACATATGAGAGCTTGGAGCTCGATGTGGGACTGCccaacaggagcagcagctgcagccagaACTTCCCTCCATCCACTATGCAGGAGGCAGCATCGAAGCACTCCAAGCCCAGACAGACCATTCATCTGCCTGCGAAAATGGAGCAGGATGTGTTTCAGGTGGAACAAGCTGCTACCGCCATCCCTCCAGggcgctcctcctcctcctctgccagACGTACCTTGAACCTGAACGAGTCCATGGACCAAGACATTGTCGAAGAGAAAGCCATAGTCACCCAATCAGAGGTTAACGTCACGCACAAAGGCGCCAAATCGAAACGTAGAGAGACTTTGCTCATGGAGGAAAGCATGGAAGAGGATATTATAAGTCCCCTCAAGGAGCTGCATCTCAAGGCAAGTGCTCCTCCCAAGGAAAAGGAGAAATCTAAGACCCGTCAAACTCTCCACTTGGCGAAACCGTTGGAGGAAGACGAAGCCCTCCCTCGGAATGCTGCAACCACTGTGGCCATAGGGAAAGATAGTAAGCACCTGGCTGAAGCCGTTCAGGAGCGTCTACCAATGGGTAATCATAGATACAAAGCTAGGCAGACTATTCTTCAGGCGGAGCCAATAGAGGAAGATTTCACTGGCACTGGGGCCACAAGGAAAGATTATGAGCACCTGCCCGAAGCAAGATACAAAGCTAGGCAGACTATTCTTCAGGCGGAGCCAATAGAGGAGGATGTCACTGCCCCTGGAGCCACAAGGAAAGATTATGAGCACCTGCCCGAAGCGGTTCAGAAGCATCTACCAATGGCAAATCATAGATACAAAGCTCGGCAGACTATTCTTCAGGCGGAGACAATAGAGGAGGATGTCACTGGCCCTGGGGCCACAAGGAAAGATTATGAGCACCTGCCCGAAGCAAGATACAAAGCTAGGCAGACTATTCTTCAGGCGGAGCCAATGGGGAAGGATGTCACTGCCCCTGAAGCCACAAGGAAAGAATATGAGCACCTGCCCGAAGCGGTTCAGAAGCATCTACCAATGGCAAATCATAGATACAAAGCTCGGCAGACTATTCTTCAGGCGGAGACAATAGAGGAGGATGTCACTGGCCCTGGGGCCACAAGGAAAGATTATGAGCACCTGCCCGAAGCAAGATACAAAGCTAGGCAGACTATTCTTCAGGCGGAGCCAATAGAAGAGGATGTCACTGCCCCTGGAGCCACAAGGAAAGATTATGAGCACCTGCCCGAAGCGGTTCAGAAGCATCTACCAATGGCAAATCATAGATACAAAGCTCGGCAGACTATTCTTCAGGCGGAGACAATAGAGGAGGATGTCACTGGCCTTGGGGCCACAAGGAAAGATTATGAGCACCTGCCCGAAGCAAGATACAAAGCTAGGCAGACTATTCTTCAGGCGGAGCCAATGGGGAAGGATGTCACTGCCCCTGAAGCCACAAGGAAAGAATATGAGCACCTGCCCGAAGCGGTTCAGAAGCATCTACCAATGGCAAATCATAGATACAAAGCTCGGCAGACTATTCTTCAGGCGGAGACAATAGAGGAGGATGTCACTGGCCCTGGGGCCACAAGGAAAGATTATGAGCACCTGCCCGAAGCAAGATACAAAGCTAGGCAGACTATTCTTCAGGCGGAGCCAATAGAAGAGGATGTCACTGCCCCTGGAGCCACAAGGAAAGATTATGAGCACCTGCCCGAAGCGGTTCAGAAGCATCTACCAATGGCAAATCATAGATACAAAGCTCGGCAGACTATTCTTCAGGCGGAGACAATAGAGGAGGATGTCACTGGCCCTGGGGCCACAAGGAAAGATTATGAGCACCTGCCCGAAGCAAGATACAAAGCTAGGCAGACTATTCTTCAGGCGGAGCCAATAGAAGAGGATGTCACTGCCCCTGGAGCCACAAGGAAAGATTATGAGCACCTGCCCGAAGCGGTTCAGAAGCATCTACCAATGGCAAATCATAGATACAAAGCTCGGCAGACTATTCTTCAGGCGGAGACAATAGAGGAGGATGTCACTGGCCCTGGGGCCACAAGGAAAGATTATGAGCACCTGCCCGATGCAAGATACAAAGCTAGGCAGACTATTCTTCAGGCGGAGCCAATAGAGGAGGATTTCACTGCCCCTGGAGCCACAAGGAAAGATTATGAGCACCTGCCCGAAGCGGTTCAGAAGCATCTACCAATGGCAAATCATAGACACAAAGCTCGGCAGACTATTCTTCAGGCGGAGCCAATAGAGGAGGATGTCACTGCCCCTGGAGCCACTAG GAAAGATTATGAGCACCTGCCCGAAGCGGTTCAGAAGCATCTACCAATGGCAAATCATAGATACAAAGCTCGGCAGACTATTCTTCAG GCGGAGTCAATAGAGGAGGATGTCACTGCCCCTGGAGCCACAAGGAAAGATTATGAGCACCTGCCCGAAGCAAGATACAAAGCTAGGCAGACTATTCTTCAGGCGGAGCCAATAGAG GAGGATGTCACTGCCCCTGGAGCCACAAGGAAAGATTATGAGCACCTGCCCGAAGCGATTCAGAAGCATCTACCAACGGGAAATCATAGATACAAAGCTCGGCAGACTATTCTTCAGGCGGAGCCAATAGAGGAGGATGTCACTGCCCCTGAAGCCACAAGGAAAGATTATGAGCACCTGCCCGAAGCGGTTCAGAAGCATCTACCAACGGGAAATCATAGATACAAAGCTCGGCAGACTATTCTTCAGGCGGAACCAGTAGAGGAAGATGTCACAAGGAAAGATTATGAGCACCTGCCCGAAGCAATTAAGGAGCATCTACCAACGGGAAATCATAGATACAAATGTCGGCAGACTATTCTGCAGGCGGAGCCAATAGAGGAGGATGTCACCCCAAGAAAAGATTGTGAGCACTTGCCCGAAAAGAAAGATTATAAGCACTTGGCTGAACCAGTTCAGGCGCATCATGTGTCGGACAGTAGATATCGTTCGTCGAAATCTAGGCAAGCCCTGCTTATGGCAGAAGCCATCGAGGAGAATCATTCCACTGCATACCATAGTTTAGAACCGAAAATATCTCAGGAAGTCAGGGAAAATTCTGTGGCCTTTGAGCCCATCAATACTCTTCCACTGTCGGAACTCATTGAAGAAAGTAAGGCAGCAATTCGGACGTCTAAAGCCCGCCAAACTCTGCCCTTGGCCGCTCCCATGGAGGTAGAGGGGGAGGAGCCCCCGACAGAACCACCTCTCGAGGAGTCTACAAAAGTGGCTCCAAGTCGTGGCTCCCGAGCTCAACAGACGTTGATCATGTCGGAATCTATggaagagcaggaggaggaagtggACTTTCACAGTCCCATCCAATCAATAAGAACTCATCCGGAGCTCCTTCCAATCACACCCATGCTGAGACTAAACGGATCAGGGTCAGTTTGTTCCATGGATGAATTTGAACTGTTTGAGGAGGAGAGCAAGCAGGCGGCTACGCCTCGCGGTCCGTTTCAGAAGGCGTCGGTATTGCTACGGAAAATACACTCCATGGGTGAGTCCATGAAAATGAGTTTCGAGGAAGATACCTCAGGATGTGGCACTCCTATACGGCACAGTGGAAATGCCAAGCGATTATCGGACCACCTCACGCCTAATCTGCCAGAGGCCAAGAAGCGTAATACCCATCTCTTTGCGGACAGTAAAACGGagcaggagatggagatggagatggacaTGAGTGTTTCCATTAAAGAAGTGACGACAGCGGTGGACAAGAACTGTGACCTTATCTTACGGCCCCAACGCCCCGTATTGGAGCAGAGACCCGTCACTATTTCGGATGTGTCCGCCTACTTCCAAGCTCAGCCGTGCAAGGTGAAGAAGAAGCCGGCTGAGAGTAAGACAGAGAAGGAGGACGAGGAGAAGCGCGACACTTGCCCCAGGTATAGTGGAAGCTCCACAGATCGTTCGTTCAAGAGCTACGAACCCACAAACAAGAGATTCATCAATCTATCCGGTGACACGAACTCTTCGACTGCCCTAATGGGTACCATCAGTGTCGATGAAATGGAGACTAGTCATATAGATAAAGTTCGGCTCAGTTTGGTCTCCACTCTGGCTGATGAACCGGACACAGATGAGGAAGCACCAGTTGAAGGCGCAGCGGCACTGGCCAAACAGCCTCAGCCAGAGCCTGAGTCCTGCCAGGAGCAGCAAGCGAGCTCTCGAGTGGTGGCTGCTGGGTCCAGCGCATCCTGCAGGAAATGCATGAACTGCAGGAGATCCCTGAATGAGACAAGGCTTAGCAACGACTCCTTTGTCCTGCCCTCCCAGCCCCAGTGGGATCTGACGCGGGAAATAGAAATGCTGCGACGCGTGAGAGCGAGGCCCAACCTGGATGATGTGCACAAGTATTGGGAAATGAAAGAGCAGGAGAGGCAGACGATCGCCCTGGAGAAAGAGCTGGACAACTCGAGAGATGCGTCCGATGAGGAGGAGTTCAGCGAGTGGGACGTGAACGAGGTGATGGCGGGATACAACAGGAAGATGGAAAG ATTCAAGCGCAACCTGGCCGATAACCCGGACATTTTGCAGCAGGCTCTCGTTCGATTTGAACCAGTGGAAACTTTCTTTGATCGCTTGGCTGGCCTGTTGACCGAGCAGCAACCCAACTGGATATTTGACTATCAGCTAAAGATATCGCGCAAATTGATCTTCACCCATCGACTGCTTACCACATTTCGCCTGATTGTTGACTATGAGACAGTGGACGACTTGGAGACTGCTATAAGGGTATGCGCCCTCAACGTGGAGCAGGCCACACTCATTTTGCCACTGCAGAGTTGGACAGCGTTTGAGCATCTGCTCGACTTTCAGCTGCAGCTCAAGCTGCCAGTGAGTCACACCGACTCCATTGAGGGGAGCAGCGTGGAGGCATTCGCACAATTTCTGCAACGCACAGATACAATTTGTGTGGACGTACTACGCACATTCCACAAATTGTTGAAGGTTCTTACAACCACAAAGGCGAGTCTTCTGAG GCAGGGGAATCAAATGGTTATAAAAAAGACTGTGCGCAGGCGTATTGAGATGGATACACGTACGGCAATTGAGAAGACCGATTTCGTAATTGAAGTTGCCAATGTTGAAGGAATTTCGTTCAGAGATATTCTGCACCCAAGAATACATTTATTCAACGAAAATATTCAGTACCTGCCAGTGGGAGTGGCTTTCTTAGAAGAATTTCTAGATCATCCTGAACAGTATCTCAAAACTTAA